A genome region from Gammaproteobacteria bacterium includes the following:
- a CDS encoding ATP-binding cassette domain-containing protein, translating to MLRRYLTLLVGYLRPLRGRVVALTLLLLAGITFQLVNPQIVRRFIDGATSGSPRSALVVLAVVFMALAVAQQAFSVFATFLAETVGWAATNELRGDLAGHLLHLDMGFHKSHTSGELIERIDGDITALSNFFSQFVIHVAGNLVLLLGILVLLFRENVWIGMGISVFAVTALVGMVSIQAVAMPWWKRVRQKSAEFYGFLGEQLGGTEDARANGGVAFIVERFTRHLREWLPASVRGFMGWAHLWSTNVLLFSALTALVYWLGSRFFGAGALSIGSVYLVFSYSELMRQPMDRIRTQMQDLQKASAALTRVEALFALESRLPLDGTMLLPAGALSVAFRGVSFAYHDGDDGSGEIVLHDLTVALRAGRVLGVLGRTGSGKTTLARLLTRLYDPVEGTVTLGDVTLRHTDMADLRRRVGMVTQDVQLFHATVRDNLTFFAPEIDDRQIHAVLDELKLSEWVQALPQGLDTTLEAGGGGLSAGEAQLLAFTRIFLRDPGLVILDEASSRLDPATEQLIERAVDRLMAGRTGILIAHRLSTVTRADDILILEGGKVVEFGSREALAQDPDSRFSFFLRAGMEEVLE from the coding sequence ATGCTTCGTCGGTATCTGACTCTGCTCGTTGGCTATCTGCGGCCGCTGCGCGGTCGTGTTGTCGCGCTCACCCTGCTGCTACTCGCGGGGATCACCTTTCAGCTGGTCAATCCGCAGATCGTGCGACGATTCATCGACGGAGCAACGTCGGGTTCGCCTCGTTCTGCTCTCGTTGTCCTGGCGGTGGTGTTCATGGCGTTGGCGGTGGCGCAACAGGCATTCTCCGTCTTTGCCACCTTCCTGGCGGAAACGGTGGGGTGGGCGGCGACGAACGAACTGCGTGGTGATCTGGCCGGCCATCTCCTTCACCTCGACATGGGATTCCACAAGTCCCACACCTCTGGGGAGCTCATCGAGCGGATCGACGGAGACATCACAGCCCTGTCGAACTTCTTCTCCCAGTTCGTCATCCACGTCGCCGGGAACCTGGTGCTCCTCCTCGGAATCCTGGTGCTCTTGTTCAGAGAGAACGTGTGGATCGGCATGGGGATCTCGGTGTTCGCCGTGACGGCGCTCGTAGGAATGGTGAGTATCCAGGCTGTTGCGATGCCGTGGTGGAAACGCGTTCGTCAGAAGAGCGCCGAGTTCTACGGATTCCTTGGTGAGCAACTCGGCGGGACCGAGGACGCACGGGCAAACGGTGGTGTCGCGTTCATCGTCGAGCGGTTCACCCGGCACCTGCGCGAATGGCTCCCCGCTTCCGTTCGTGGCTTCATGGGGTGGGCACATCTGTGGTCGACCAACGTCCTGCTGTTCTCTGCGCTCACCGCATTGGTGTACTGGCTGGGCTCCAGGTTCTTCGGAGCGGGGGCGTTGAGCATCGGCTCGGTGTACCTGGTCTTCTCCTACAGCGAACTGATGCGACAGCCCATGGATCGCATTCGCACCCAGATGCAGGATCTTCAGAAGGCTTCCGCGGCCCTCACCAGGGTCGAAGCCCTCTTCGCCCTCGAGTCGCGTCTGCCGCTGGACGGAACGATGCTGCTTCCCGCCGGTGCGCTCTCGGTGGCGTTCCGGGGTGTCTCGTTCGCCTACCACGATGGAGACGACGGATCCGGCGAGATCGTTCTGCACGATCTCACCGTTGCGCTTCGAGCTGGAAGGGTTCTTGGCGTACTTGGGCGTACCGGCAGCGGGAAGACGACGCTGGCCAGACTTCTGACGCGCCTGTATGACCCCGTCGAGGGCACGGTGACGCTTGGGGACGTGACGCTGCGACACACGGATATGGCGGATTTGCGCCGGCGGGTGGGAATGGTCACGCAGGACGTCCAGCTCTTCCATGCGACGGTTCGGGACAACCTGACCTTCTTCGCCCCGGAGATCGACGATCGGCAGATCCACGCGGTCCTCGACGAGCTCAAGCTGTCCGAGTGGGTGCAGGCCCTGCCCCAGGGTCTCGACACGACTCTCGAGGCCGGAGGCGGCGGATTGTCCGCGGGCGAGGCGCAGCTTCTCGCTTTCACCCGCATCTTCCTTCGAGACCCCGGCCTGGTCATTCTGGACGAGGCGTCGTCGAGGCTCGATCCGGCAACCGAGCAACTCATCGAGCGTGCCGTCGACCGTCTCATGGCCGGTAGAACCGGGATCTTGATTGCCCATCGGCTCTCAACGGTGACGCGCGCCGACGACATCCTCATCCTCGAAGGCGGCAAGGTCGTGGAGTTCGGAAGCCGCGAAGCACTCGCGCAAGACCCCGACTCTCGGTTCTCGTTCTTCCTGCGGGCCGGCATGGAGGAGGTGCTCGAATGA
- a CDS encoding cation diffusion facilitator family transporter produces the protein MGILRAVNVRAERIHTVRKTLWIVLGLNLAVAGAKLGYGVVSGSVAMTADGFHSLFDGLSNVIGLLGMAIAARPPDEGHPYGHGKYETYAAAAIGGVLVVVAWEVGRSAIEGLTSGAQPPVVTSISFIVMLVTLAVNIGVTICERRVGKRVGSDLLLADASDTASDIIVSLGVIGSLVAVRLGYPAADPIIALLVALAIVRTAISVLARAEATFSDRARLEADEVCRVVSTVEGVQGCHSVRTRGSMSEVFVDLHAEVDPDATVEEGHRMSRAVMEQVREAFPEVVDVLVHLCPSGIRHSKSE, from the coding sequence GTGGGTATCCTGCGGGCCGTGAACGTGCGCGCCGAACGAATCCACACCGTACGCAAGACCTTGTGGATCGTTCTCGGCCTGAATCTGGCGGTCGCCGGCGCCAAGCTCGGCTACGGGGTGGTTTCGGGATCGGTGGCGATGACCGCGGACGGGTTCCACTCACTCTTCGATGGATTGTCCAACGTGATCGGATTGCTCGGGATGGCCATCGCCGCGCGACCTCCGGATGAGGGGCATCCGTACGGCCACGGCAAGTACGAGACGTACGCTGCGGCAGCGATCGGAGGGGTACTGGTCGTCGTTGCATGGGAGGTCGGCCGCAGCGCCATCGAAGGACTCACCAGCGGTGCTCAGCCACCCGTCGTCACCTCGATCTCGTTCATCGTGATGTTGGTGACGCTGGCGGTGAACATCGGGGTGACGATATGCGAGCGTCGCGTCGGCAAGCGGGTGGGCAGCGATCTCTTGCTCGCCGACGCCAGCGACACCGCCTCGGACATCATCGTCAGCCTCGGTGTGATCGGGAGCCTCGTGGCCGTCCGGCTCGGCTATCCGGCGGCCGACCCGATCATCGCACTTCTCGTGGCCTTGGCCATCGTACGCACCGCGATCTCCGTTCTCGCACGTGCCGAAGCGACGTTCTCGGATCGGGCACGTCTCGAAGCAGACGAAGTCTGCCGGGTCGTGAGCACCGTGGAGGGTGTGCAGGGATGTCATTCGGTTCGGACCCGAGGCTCGATGTCGGAGGTGTTCGTCGACCTGCACGCAGAAGTCGACCCCGATGCCACCGTCGAGGAGGGGCACCGCATGAGCAGGGCCGTCATGGAACAGGTTCGTGAGGCGTTCCCCGAGGTGGTCGACGTGCTCGTGCATCTGTGTCCATCCGGGATCCGACACTCGAAATCGGAATGA
- a CDS encoding ATP-binding cassette domain-containing protein, translating to MKRDRLTLHLMWRLIRSQPVRYLGNVAAWATVWVMPVIPGLITKAFFDRITGDQTAGFTVGTLIAFLGAYAVARVCVIQFGMFNDENFRFRVAALLRRNLLERILELPGARAIPDSPGEAISRFRDDVDQVAETISWTTDMIGTVTFAAVAVGILSSINAHITLIVFIPLVLVIVAAERAGTRIRAYRIAAREATGRVTGAIGEMFRSVQAIKVAGAEEGMIGHFRRLNDERKVVAVRDRVFTAILESIFWNTVNIGTGIILILAAGTMSPEGTFTVGDFAIFVYFLTFATDMVHFIGLFIARLRQSSVAFDRLYELLQGAPADRMVAPRTLHLTGDVPPLPDPPEREPLERLEVRGLTYRYPGTGNGIENIDMTLERGSFTVITGRIGAGKTTLVRALLGLLDAGGGEIFWNGRRVDDPATFFVPPRSAYTPQIPLLFSMSLRDNLAMGLPVDDDAMVAAMHAAVLEPDVAAMPEGLETQIGALGVRLSGGQVQRTAAARMFVRQPELYVFDDLSSALDVDTERTLWERMFADREEATSLVVSHRRAALRQADQIIVLEGGRVSAAGTLDELMESSKELRRLWSDEPIGVEKED from the coding sequence ATGAAACGCGACCGCTTGACCCTCCATCTGATGTGGAGGCTGATTCGGTCACAGCCGGTTCGTTACCTCGGGAACGTTGCCGCATGGGCGACGGTATGGGTAATGCCGGTGATACCTGGGCTGATCACGAAGGCCTTCTTCGACCGCATCACCGGAGACCAGACGGCAGGCTTCACCGTGGGAACGCTGATAGCGTTCCTCGGCGCCTACGCGGTCGCCCGTGTCTGCGTCATCCAGTTCGGGATGTTCAACGACGAGAACTTCCGTTTCCGAGTCGCAGCGTTACTCCGCAGGAATCTGCTCGAGCGGATCCTCGAACTTCCCGGCGCTCGTGCGATCCCCGACTCGCCGGGGGAGGCGATCAGTCGCTTCCGCGACGACGTAGATCAAGTTGCGGAGACGATTTCGTGGACGACCGACATGATTGGCACGGTGACGTTCGCAGCGGTTGCGGTGGGAATCCTGTCGTCGATCAACGCGCACATCACTCTCATCGTCTTCATCCCGTTGGTGTTGGTGATCGTTGCCGCCGAGCGAGCGGGCACCCGTATTCGCGCGTACCGGATAGCGGCTCGTGAAGCGACCGGTCGCGTGACCGGTGCAATCGGGGAGATGTTCCGATCGGTGCAGGCGATCAAGGTGGCCGGGGCCGAAGAAGGCATGATCGGCCACTTCCGCAGACTCAACGACGAGCGGAAGGTCGTCGCGGTCAGAGATCGAGTGTTCACCGCGATCCTCGAATCGATTTTCTGGAACACGGTCAACATCGGGACCGGGATCATCTTGATCCTGGCCGCGGGCACCATGAGCCCCGAGGGGACGTTTACGGTCGGCGACTTCGCGATCTTCGTGTATTTCCTGACGTTCGCGACCGATATGGTGCATTTCATCGGGCTGTTCATCGCGAGGCTTCGCCAGTCGTCTGTAGCGTTCGATCGTCTGTATGAACTGCTGCAAGGCGCACCAGCGGACCGGATGGTGGCGCCCCGAACGCTGCATCTCACGGGCGATGTCCCGCCCCTCCCCGACCCTCCGGAGCGAGAGCCTCTCGAGCGACTCGAGGTGCGCGGACTCACGTATCGATACCCCGGGACCGGCAACGGGATCGAGAACATCGACATGACGCTCGAGCGGGGAAGTTTCACAGTCATCACCGGGAGGATCGGTGCCGGCAAGACGACGCTGGTGAGGGCACTCCTGGGACTGCTCGATGCCGGCGGCGGGGAGATCTTCTGGAACGGTCGTCGTGTCGACGACCCGGCTACGTTCTTTGTGCCGCCCCGCAGCGCATACACCCCGCAGATCCCGTTGCTGTTCTCGATGAGCCTGAGGGACAACCTCGCGATGGGCTTGCCGGTCGATGACGATGCGATGGTCGCGGCGATGCATGCCGCCGTACTCGAGCCGGATGTCGCCGCCATGCCGGAAGGCCTGGAGACGCAGATCGGCGCGCTTGGAGTTCGACTGTCCGGCGGACAGGTCCAGCGCACTGCAGCGGCACGTATGTTTGTGCGGCAACCGGAGCTGTACGTGTTCGACGACCTGTCGAGTGCACTCGACGTGGATACGGAACGCACCCTGTGGGAACGTATGTTTGCTGATCGCGAAGAGGCAACCAGTCTCGTCGTGTCCCACCGTCGGGCAGCGCTTCGGCAGGCCGATCAGATCATCGTGCTGGAGGGGGGCCGTGTCTCTGCCGCGGGGACTCTCGACGAGCTGATGGAGTCCAGCAAGGAGTTGCGTCGCCTGTGGTCCGATGAGCCGATCGGGGTGGAAAAGGAGGACTGA